The Parvibaculaceae bacterium PLY_AMNH_Bact1 genome window below encodes:
- the addA gene encoding double-strand break repair helicase AddA (Derived by automated computational analysis using gene prediction method: Protein Homology. GO_process: GO:0000724 - double-strand break repair via homologous recombination [Evidence IEA]): MSTTGALTVDDTTRRQAAAADPAASVWVSANAGSGKTHVLINRVIRLLLSGTDPERILCLTFTKAAASEMASRLYDRLGEWTVMDEAALAEKLQELEGTPPDAAKLLSARLLFARAIETPGGLKIQTIHAFCERLLGRFPLEAGVPPHFEILDERTAAELMAEARDEILSEIGEDEQVGAQSDVSTAFEKVSSLVGEYGFDDLFREIVGKRARLTEQVASAGGVDGVREKVAALLHVEPEETEESLVAAAAESATLHELKEALPLLQAGNKTDIKTAAALTEFLNEPTAMDVLDVYKTAFLKQDGDRKKLTPSIITKKVHEAHPHLLDLLEREQNRIVELEEKRRAARIVASTHALYVLAAALLERFAALKQQWAVLDYEDLILKSRDLLNLSSAAAWVLYKLDGGLDHILVDEAQDTSPHQWEVIQALAEEFLSGAGAREVTRTIFAVGDEKQSIFSFQGADPAKFAEMKSHFATKVEGAGKSWNPVDLLLSFRSTREVLNAVDQVFATEETATGLNADAEPPTHYPYRDLDAGLVEIWPTCVPDEEEEILPWDAPLDYPNAQSPEAQLADRIASTIAHWLTSKEVLKGEGRPIEARDVLILVRRRNIFVEEVIRALKRRDVPVAGTDRMVLTDQIAVMDLMAAAAFALLPEDDLTLATVLKSPLVGLDEDALFDLAHGRDGTLWQALAVRKNKTARYQEAFECLSSWRKRADQLRPYEFFAQLLVADKGRRKLRARLGADVDDPVDEFLSLALGYERSHTPSLQSFLHWVEAGQAEVKREVAEGRDEVRIMTVHGAKGLEAPIVFLPDTCSVPGGQHDPKLIPAGPESEGLLLFPGRKVNDDPVAGAARDHLRSEAMNEYRRLLYVAMTRAKDRLYIAGYEGAREPSPDCWYKLMERGLAEDAQEATAWDGEPVRRIEGEQKRDIKPGEPVLVPQPSADLPSWALRPPPPEPVPARPLAPSRLVEDFDEPTIASPLRIGGADRFKRGRLIHRLLETLPDISEERREAAAQKFLASDGLSLTGEEQVEIADAVQRVLAVPAFAPLFGPGSRAEVSLVGEIERGGERLFLSGQIDRLLVSEQDVLIIDYKTNRPPPSRVEDASPAYIAQMAGYAALLGNLYPDLTIRAALLWTDGPNLMEIPAEMMAKAL; encoded by the coding sequence ATGTCAACAACCGGTGCACTCACAGTTGATGATACGACAAGGAGGCAGGCCGCAGCGGCGGACCCGGCCGCGTCCGTCTGGGTGTCAGCCAATGCCGGGTCCGGCAAGACCCATGTGCTCATCAACCGGGTAATCCGATTGTTGCTGTCGGGTACTGACCCAGAACGCATTCTCTGCCTGACCTTCACCAAGGCCGCAGCGTCTGAAATGGCGAGCCGTCTTTATGATCGTTTGGGCGAATGGACAGTGATGGACGAAGCGGCTCTTGCGGAGAAACTGCAGGAACTTGAAGGGACGCCTCCAGATGCCGCAAAGCTGTTAAGTGCACGCCTCCTGTTTGCCAGGGCGATTGAGACGCCAGGCGGGCTCAAAATCCAAACCATTCATGCATTTTGTGAACGCTTATTGGGCCGGTTCCCATTGGAGGCCGGCGTGCCCCCGCACTTTGAAATCCTGGACGAGCGCACCGCGGCAGAACTGATGGCAGAAGCCCGGGATGAAATCCTCTCCGAAATCGGAGAAGACGAACAGGTGGGCGCACAAAGCGACGTCTCAACGGCCTTTGAAAAAGTGTCTTCGCTCGTCGGCGAATATGGGTTTGATGACCTCTTTCGCGAAATTGTCGGTAAGCGTGCGCGGCTGACTGAACAAGTTGCAAGCGCAGGTGGTGTCGATGGTGTCCGCGAGAAAGTAGCCGCGCTTTTGCATGTCGAACCTGAAGAAACAGAAGAGTCATTGGTCGCTGCGGCCGCCGAATCTGCAACACTGCATGAGCTGAAAGAAGCACTGCCGCTGCTTCAGGCCGGGAACAAGACCGATATAAAAACAGCAGCAGCGCTCACGGAGTTTCTCAACGAGCCGACGGCTATGGATGTCCTGGACGTCTACAAGACAGCATTTCTTAAGCAGGACGGTGATCGCAAGAAACTGACACCCAGCATCATCACAAAGAAAGTGCATGAAGCGCACCCACACCTCCTGGATCTGCTGGAGCGCGAGCAGAACCGCATCGTGGAGCTTGAAGAAAAAAGGCGGGCAGCCCGCATCGTTGCCTCGACACACGCACTCTATGTGCTTGCGGCTGCTCTCCTTGAACGCTTCGCAGCATTGAAGCAGCAATGGGCGGTCCTCGACTATGAAGACCTCATTCTGAAAAGCCGGGATCTTCTGAACCTCTCCTCTGCCGCCGCCTGGGTTCTCTATAAGCTTGATGGGGGCCTTGATCACATCCTGGTGGATGAAGCACAGGATACGAGCCCCCACCAATGGGAAGTCATCCAGGCACTGGCAGAAGAATTTCTGTCGGGTGCGGGGGCGCGCGAAGTGACCCGAACCATTTTCGCTGTGGGCGACGAAAAACAATCCATCTTTTCGTTCCAGGGGGCGGACCCGGCAAAGTTCGCAGAGATGAAAAGTCACTTCGCTACGAAGGTTGAAGGCGCGGGAAAATCCTGGAACCCGGTGGACCTGCTTCTGTCTTTTCGCTCCACCCGAGAGGTCTTGAATGCGGTCGATCAGGTGTTTGCGACGGAAGAAACCGCCACGGGCCTTAACGCAGACGCTGAGCCGCCAACCCACTATCCCTATCGTGACCTTGATGCGGGTCTCGTCGAGATCTGGCCGACCTGCGTGCCCGATGAGGAGGAGGAGATCCTGCCCTGGGACGCGCCACTCGACTATCCAAATGCGCAGAGCCCCGAGGCGCAGCTTGCGGACCGGATTGCCTCGACCATTGCGCATTGGCTGACCTCAAAAGAAGTGCTGAAAGGCGAAGGGCGCCCGATTGAGGCGAGAGATGTTCTCATCCTCGTGCGTCGGCGCAACATTTTTGTTGAGGAAGTCATCCGGGCGTTGAAGCGAAGGGACGTACCGGTTGCAGGCACCGACAGAATGGTACTCACCGATCAGATTGCGGTGATGGACTTGATGGCCGCCGCTGCCTTTGCTCTCTTGCCAGAAGATGACCTGACCCTTGCAACAGTGCTGAAAAGCCCGCTCGTTGGACTGGATGAGGACGCCCTGTTTGACCTAGCACATGGCCGTGACGGCACCCTGTGGCAGGCCCTGGCAGTTCGCAAGAATAAAACGGCGCGATATCAGGAGGCCTTTGAGTGCTTGTCGTCCTGGCGGAAAAGAGCTGACCAACTGCGACCCTATGAATTCTTCGCGCAGCTCTTGGTCGCTGACAAGGGGCGGCGCAAGCTGAGAGCACGACTCGGGGCGGATGTGGATGATCCTGTCGATGAGTTTTTGTCCCTGGCACTTGGATACGAACGAAGTCATACCCCCTCTCTTCAAAGTTTCCTTCATTGGGTAGAAGCAGGTCAGGCTGAAGTAAAACGGGAAGTGGCAGAGGGCCGTGACGAGGTCCGGATCATGACCGTTCATGGCGCCAAAGGCTTGGAAGCGCCGATTGTTTTTTTGCCGGATACGTGCTCGGTGCCTGGCGGGCAGCACGACCCAAAGCTCATACCTGCCGGACCGGAAAGCGAGGGGCTGCTGCTGTTTCCCGGCCGGAAGGTAAATGACGATCCCGTGGCGGGGGCGGCGAGAGACCACTTGCGTAGTGAAGCGATGAATGAATATCGCCGTCTTCTCTATGTGGCGATGACGCGTGCCAAAGACCGGCTCTATATTGCAGGCTATGAAGGCGCGCGAGAGCCAAGCCCCGATTGCTGGTACAAGCTGATGGAGCGGGGGCTTGCTGAGGACGCGCAAGAAGCAACCGCCTGGGATGGTGAACCCGTCAGACGTATTGAGGGCGAGCAGAAGCGTGACATCAAACCCGGCGAACCAGTATTGGTCCCTCAACCTAGTGCTGACCTTCCTTCCTGGGCATTGCGCCCCCCGCCTCCCGAACCGGTTCCGGCAAGACCCCTGGCGCCATCTAGGCTGGTGGAAGATTTTGACGAACCCACGATTGCCTCGCCTCTCAGAATAGGAGGCGCGGACAGGTTTAAGCGCGGTCGCCTCATCCATCGTCTGTTGGAAACACTTCCCGACATCAGTGAAGAGAGGCGTGAGGCCGCCGCACAAAAGTTCCTGGCAAGTGACGGTCTGTCACTGACAGGCGAGGAACAGGTGGAGATCGCAGACGCTGTTCAGCGTGTCTTGGCGGTTCCTGCATTCGCCCCGCTGTTTGGACCCGGCAGCCGGGCGGAAGTGTCTCTGGTCGGTGAGATTGAAAGAGGGGGAGAGCGTCTGTTCTTAAGCGGGCAGATCGACCGTCTGCTCGTGAGTGAACAAGACGTTCTCATCATCGATTACAAGACAAACCGTCCTCCGCCCAGTCGGGTAGAGGATGCAAGTCCTGCCTACATCGCTCAAATGGCAGGATATGCAGCTCTCTTGGGCAACCTTTATCCCGATCTCACGATTCGCGCGGCACTCCTGTGGACAGATGGTCCAAATCTCATGGAAATACCCGCAGAAATGATGGCAAAAGCGCTTTAG
- the trxA gene encoding thioredoxin TrxA (Derived by automated computational analysis using gene prediction method: Protein Homology. GO_function: GO:0015035 - protein-disulfide reductase activity [Evidence IEA]; GO_process: GO:0006662 - glycerol ether metabolic process [Evidence IEA]), translating to MATSKVTDDSFETDVIDSSQPVLVDFWAEWCGPCKQISPALEEIAGDLGDKLTIAKLNIDENPNVPTKYGVRGIPTLMIFKDGQVAATKVGALPKGKIKEWIESEI from the coding sequence ATGGCCACGTCAAAAGTAACAGATGACAGCTTTGAAACAGATGTGATCGATTCAAGCCAGCCAGTACTGGTGGACTTCTGGGCAGAGTGGTGCGGTCCGTGTAAGCAGATCAGCCCGGCTCTTGAAGAGATCGCAGGCGATCTGGGCGACAAGCTCACCATTGCCAAGCTCAATATTGATGAGAATCCGAACGTGCCAACAAAGTACGGCGTGCGCGGTATCCCAACGCTGATGATCTTCAAAGACGGCCAGGTAGCTGCAACCAAGGTTGGTGCTCTGCCGAAAGGCAAGATCAAAGAATGGATCGAAAGCGAAATCTGA
- a CDS encoding hypothetical protein (Derived by automated computational analysis using gene prediction method: GeneMarkS-2+.) has product MNEPYESAVASALSTLRAASSSVINEITAYPRPISGCDAQFNHLLSDRTRISDAINALQNRPFVPTPRVMEPGAASESR; this is encoded by the coding sequence ATGAATGAACCTTATGAGTCCGCAGTCGCGAGTGCACTTTCGACGCTCCGCGCAGCCAGCTCATCCGTGATCAATGAGATTACCGCCTACCCTCGCCCAATTTCAGGGTGCGATGCTCAGTTCAACCATCTTTTGAGCGACCGCACACGCATTTCAGACGCAATCAATGCCCTGCAGAACCGCCCGTTCGTTCCCACGCCGCGTGTTATGGAACCGGGAGCGGCATCAGAAAGCAGATAA
- a CDS encoding bifunctional folylpolyglutamate synthase/dihydrofolate synthase (Derived by automated computational analysis using gene prediction method: Protein Homology.) — protein sequence MSNKSSPLKSDALLERLMGLHPKLIDLTLERSTRLLAALGHPEEKLPPIFHIAGTNGKGSTSAFLQSMLEAAGLTVHRYSSPHLVSFHERIVLGGQPIEEEALADILEECERVNDGANITYFEITTVAALLAFSRTPADALLLEVGMGGRYDATNVFEKPAITLITHIGYDHQHFLGETLHEIAGEKAGILKRDVPAIIAPQADEAFDRIEREAALVNAPLFVGGQDWTAYEEQGRLVYQDTDGLLDLPLPGLVGAHQIENASMAIAALRQAPGFTIDDEAIARGLASVSWPARMQRLKQGPLVTAAGEGAEVWLDGCHNPSGGRVASATMADLDDKLPRSLYLICAMQNTKDASAFFANFGGLARQVFTVTAPGADAAIPAAELAAMAQSGGLEAQPMESLEAAVGRAVGHADAETGEPPRILICGTLYLAGHVLRDHS from the coding sequence ATGAGCAACAAAAGCTCCCCGCTCAAGAGTGATGCACTTCTTGAGAGGCTGATGGGCCTTCATCCGAAACTGATCGACCTGACGCTTGAGCGCTCGACACGTCTGCTCGCGGCACTGGGCCATCCGGAAGAAAAACTACCCCCCATTTTTCATATCGCGGGCACAAATGGGAAAGGTTCAACATCGGCCTTTCTGCAATCAATGCTAGAAGCAGCTGGCCTCACCGTTCATCGCTACTCCTCGCCCCACCTTGTGAGCTTTCACGAACGGATTGTGCTGGGTGGACAGCCCATCGAGGAAGAAGCCCTTGCAGACATTCTTGAGGAATGCGAACGGGTGAATGATGGCGCGAACATTACCTATTTTGAAATCACAACGGTTGCCGCTCTGCTTGCATTTTCCCGGACTCCGGCAGATGCCCTTCTTTTAGAAGTTGGTATGGGTGGGCGCTATGACGCCACCAACGTGTTTGAGAAACCAGCGATCACCCTCATCACGCATATTGGTTACGACCATCAGCATTTCTTAGGCGAAACCCTGCATGAAATTGCAGGTGAGAAGGCTGGTATCTTGAAGCGTGATGTCCCGGCGATCATCGCCCCCCAAGCTGATGAAGCATTTGACCGTATCGAACGGGAAGCTGCGCTCGTCAATGCACCGCTTTTTGTGGGCGGGCAGGACTGGACGGCCTATGAAGAACAGGGGCGCCTTGTGTACCAGGATACGGATGGCCTTTTGGACCTTCCCCTTCCCGGTCTTGTGGGCGCGCATCAGATCGAAAATGCGAGCATGGCCATCGCGGCGCTGCGGCAAGCACCTGGATTCACCATTGACGATGAGGCGATTGCGCGAGGATTGGCCTCCGTCTCCTGGCCCGCCCGCATGCAGCGGTTGAAGCAAGGCCCGCTGGTGACGGCTGCGGGAGAAGGTGCTGAAGTCTGGCTTGATGGATGTCACAATCCATCGGGCGGACGGGTTGCCTCTGCCACCATGGCAGATCTTGATGACAAACTGCCGCGCTCGCTCTATCTCATCTGTGCCATGCAGAACACGAAGGACGCCAGTGCCTTCTTTGCCAATTTCGGCGGGCTGGCGCGACAGGTCTTCACGGTGACTGCACCCGGGGCAGACGCGGCCATTCCTGCGGCAGAGCTTGCCGCCATGGCGCAATCTGGCGGCCTCGAAGCCCAACCCATGGAGAGCCTGGAAGCAGCGGTCGGGCGGGCGGTCGGACACGCGGATGCTGAGACCGGCGAGCCGCCACGCATCCTCATCTGCGGCACTCTCTATCTTGCGGGCCATGTGCTGAGGGATCACTCCTGA
- the accD gene encoding acetyl-CoA carboxylase, carboxyltransferase subunit beta (Derived by automated computational analysis using gene prediction method: Protein Homology. GO_component: GO:0009317 - acetyl-CoA carboxylase complex [Evidence IEA]; GO_function: GO:0003989 - acetyl-CoA carboxylase activity [Evidence IEA]; GO_process: GO:0006633 - fatty acid biosynthetic process [Evidence IEA]) encodes MNWINSVVRPKIQNVFKKRDTPDNLWRKCGSCGEMVFHRDLVAAFNVCPNCDHHIKLPTDERLKLLFDRGEYEAISVPSVPSDPLKFRDQKKYTDRLKDARSKTGKEDAVTGAVGRLDGSEVVVAVQDFAFMGGSLGMGAGEAIVKSIEVALDKKCAFIMVAASGGARMQEGILSLMQMSRVTVGVQRLRDAGLPFLVVLTDPTTGGVMASYAMLGDVHIAEPKALLGFSGPRVIEQTIREKLPEGFQRAEYLLEHGMVDMVVHRHKLKETLGRLVRLMTHQPKAPQSDYQLPAAPTPPQAAE; translated from the coding sequence ATGAACTGGATTAACAGTGTTGTTCGGCCGAAGATCCAGAACGTTTTTAAGAAGCGCGATACGCCCGACAATCTTTGGCGGAAGTGCGGCTCCTGTGGCGAAATGGTGTTTCACCGGGATCTGGTTGCGGCGTTTAATGTCTGCCCAAATTGCGACCATCACATCAAGCTGCCGACCGATGAGCGTCTCAAGCTTCTTTTCGACCGCGGCGAGTATGAAGCTATCTCCGTGCCATCTGTGCCATCTGACCCGCTCAAGTTTCGTGATCAGAAGAAATATACAGACCGCCTAAAGGACGCGCGGTCCAAAACCGGTAAAGAAGATGCTGTGACGGGTGCTGTTGGCCGCCTTGACGGCAGCGAAGTGGTCGTCGCCGTGCAGGACTTTGCGTTCATGGGTGGATCGCTTGGCATGGGTGCGGGTGAAGCGATTGTGAAATCCATTGAGGTTGCGCTGGACAAAAAATGTGCCTTCATCATGGTGGCCGCATCTGGCGGCGCTCGGATGCAGGAAGGCATTCTGTCGCTCATGCAAATGTCGCGTGTCACCGTTGGCGTGCAGCGTCTCCGCGATGCGGGACTGCCCTTCCTTGTGGTTCTTACCGATCCCACGACCGGTGGCGTGATGGCTTCGTACGCCATGCTGGGCGATGTGCACATCGCTGAACCTAAAGCGCTTTTGGGCTTCTCTGGCCCGCGTGTGATCGAGCAAACCATCCGCGAGAAACTTCCCGAAGGGTTTCAGCGCGCTGAATATCTGCTGGAGCACGGCATGGTCGACATGGTGGTCCACCGCCACAAGCTGAAGGAAACACTGGGACGTCTTGTTCGTCTGATGACGCACCAGCCGAAAGCACCCCAGTCCGACTATCAGTTGCCCGCAGCCCCAACACCGCCCCAAGCTGCTGAGTAG